The following is a genomic window from Paenibacillus thiaminolyticus.
CACCGACTTTTGCTGTCCAAGCATGTTTGCCTTTCGGTCCTTTCATAGTTCAATTCCTCCAATATAAAATAGTTAGTCAAGTAAGTTTAGTTATACTTAGTATAACAAATCATACCTCTGTAAAAACGGAAAGTCAATCAGACTTTGCAAAAAGCGCCGCCGTTTACGCAATCATGCGGGTGAGCGTTAGTGTATACGGGATAGGGTAGCGTTCTTCCACTTCTGACGCGGCACATGATCCAGCGCCGGGTAACTCGGACGAAAGTCAATGCCGTGAAAACGGTCTTGATACAGTTAGGCTCATCTGTCGCGGGAGACACCCAGGCTTCCCGCCGGATAAGTTCCTTCAGCATCCTCTCACCCAGCAATGTATAGATTTGTGTCGATTTCGTCTCCGGAATCCGAGGGACAGATGGCAAGGCATTGGCAGCGCACTCCTTCCTTAATTGGTATGGTCAAAACGGTCTTAAAGTGGTATGTTGATACCAATCTAGCATGATACGATAGACCATGCCGCCAGAATGAGGATGAAGCGGAGGGGGGCGATACAGCCTATAGATGTCGCCGAGGGCATTGCCGCGCTGGAAGAAGCGGCGGCCGAAATACCGGAGCACGTTATTCTGCGGTACGGAACGCTCTATGGCCCGGACACCTGGTATGACAAGACGGGAGCGATCGCAAAAAAAGTTCTGGACAGGCAGTTGGCTGCCACCGACGGGGTCTCCTCCTTCCTGCATGTCGAAGATGCAGCCCATGCTGCCCTGTTGGCACTGGATTGGCCTGCGGGCCCAGTTAATATTGTGGATGACGAACCTGCGGCAGGAACGCAGTGGCTGCCTGTATATGCGGAGATGCTGCAAGCCCCTGCGCCGCAGTACGAGCCGGGAAGCAACCGGGGCGAACGCGGCACATCGAATGCAAAGGCACGGAGTGAGTACGGCTGAACCCCGCTGTACCCAACATGGCGAACCGGATTCAAGCAGAGCCTAGAATAACTAGAGTCTAGTCACATAAGAACCCGCACAGGCATTACCCTTAAGGCGGGTTCTTTCTTCTTCTTGTAAGCTCCTCTATCCCCGCTTCCTCTTTGATATGAGCCTTTTAAACAGCGGTCTTGTACGCTCGATTCGCTGGGGCCAGTCATGAACCGTCCCTGTCCTGCTGCTGGCCGGGGATTTCAAGGCTGGTTGCTCGCGCGATAAGATTTGATAACGTAGGAGGTAATAACGATCTGATGATCAAAAAATTGTTCAAGTGGCTGGCCTGGATCGTGCTCACGCCCGTTGCTGCGCTCGCCATTTTTCTCATCTATATGACAGCGGTTGATTATAAGCCCCCTGCTCAAGTAGAACTTCTAACCAATAATACCACCACCTCTACGCTGAAGCAGGGTCAGCCGTTCACCGTCACGACATTCAATCTCGGCTACGCAGGCCTCGACCAAGGGCAGGACTTCTTCATGGACGGCGGAACGGGATCCCGCTCCAGCAGCAAGGAACAAACGGAAGCCAACCTGCGGGCTATTGCCGATTTTCTACAGGGTAGCCGCTCCGATTTGTATATCCTGCAGGAAGTAGACGTTAATTCTTCACGCAGCCATCATATTAACGAGGTTCAGATGATTAGCGACAGCCTGCCGCGATATAGCAGCACGTTTGCCTATAACTATAAGGTGGCTTGGGTGCCCGTGCCGCTTACCCATCCGATGGGTGCGGTGCAGAGCGGATTGCTGACGTTATCCACATTCTCCAGCGCCTCTCATATCCGCTTCGATCTGCCGGGCAAAGAGAGCTGGCCTGTGCAGCTGTTTGAACTGGATCGCGCATTTATCGAGAGCCGCTTCCCTGTCGATAACGGCAGAGAACTCATATTGATTAACCTGCATTTATCGGCCTTCGACAAGGGCGGCACCATCCGCAAACAACAGCTTGATTTTCTGGAGAACTATATTCAGCAAGAAATGAAGAAGGACAACTATCTCATCATCGGCGGCGATTGGAACCACTCCTTGCCGGGAACCGACCACAGCCGCTTTCCCTCGCAGCAGGAATGGCCGCAGTGGCTGCAGCCCTTCCCCGATACCTTCGCTCCGGCTGGGTTTCAATGGGCGGTAGACCCGAGCACGCCTTCCGTCCGCACGCTGGACAGCGCGTATCGGCCAGGGGTTACCTTCCTCGCGGTCATCGACGGCTTCCTCGTCTCTCCGAATGTCGCAATCGTCGATGTGACCGGACACGATCTGAACTTCGAGCACAGCGATCATAACCCGGTGACCGGGAGATTTGTTTTGAAATAAACCTGACGAAAAAGAATGCCAGCGTTTCTGATGTTCGGAGACGCTGGCTTTTTTGCGGTTCCGATAGGCATTGGTGGAACAAGAACAACTTGGACAATTTAAATAGTGGCTTCCGCTTCTATTTTGCCAGCTTAATTTCCGGATGTTCTTTTGCTTCAAGTTTAATTGGACCTTCAAGCTTCCAGGACAAGATGCGTTTCCGCCGGAACGGGAATCAGCCGCCTGCCGGAAATGATGCAAAAATACAAGAATTCTACAGGGGCCGATCATTTGAAAAAGGAATCCTGCAAAAATGCAGGAATTTCACTCGGTTTCGCCTGAATATGTCGTCGTTTGAGGAAATTGATGTAGGTGTGCAGCAATTTCGTGCAATTTTCGCTGACTTAGCTTAAAATGCTGCACTTTTGCAGGAACTGGAGACTGGCGCTTTGCGCTGTGCTGCCGCCTTGGCAACGTTATGCCGTTGCCCTGTTTACCGCCGCTTCTTGGCGTTATGCTGCGCTAGCGCGGTCAGTCTGCGGCCAGTCGAGAGTGTTTACGGTGCTGTTTCGCTTCCCTTTGGGCCCGTTTATGCCGTGCATTCGCTCGGCAGCAATATTTTAGCCCGCCCCGAGCCGCTGAATACGGTCCTTCAAGAACTGCGCGAGTACCATGGGTAAAAAGAAAGGCCACCGCTTATACTTCCAAGAGCAGTGGCCCTCATAACTGCCGAAAAACAAAAAAACCGCATACCCGCGGTTTCATTGTTCGGCATTATATTCTTACCGTATGAGCCATAATGCCTTTGGCCTGCAGCGCAGCTTCCGTTTCCGGATTGGCCGGGCGGTAGCCTTTCTCCATCATCTCTCTAATGTACATCTGATTGTAAATGAATGAAAAAATAATACCCGGAATCCATGCTCCTAAACCAAGGGTAAAGAAACCAATAAAACAAGAACTAATGAACATAATAGCAGCCCATTTGAGATCACCGCGGAATAACGCAGGAAAAAATCCGAAAAAGAAAGTTGTCCAACTAAAGCCAAGTTTCACATTCTTGATAGCGCCTTGCGCATTCACTAACTGTACATGCATCGAGTATCTCCCCCACTGATGAAATATCTGACAATCGACACAATTATAGCCGCGAGCGCAAAATTTGTCGAGGAATTATTTACCTATCCACAAAATTATTCATGTTCTTATATTCTTCAACAGAGATTGGAACCGCTCCTTGCCGGGAATCGGTCATACCCGCTTTCCCACGCCGGAGAAGCCATGATCTGGCTTCTCCTGCATAGAGGAAAACCGAGGCCAACAAATCTATAGACCCGCCCAGACATCTTTCGCATACCTCCCGGATGTCTGCAGATTCTCCAACCATTTATCCGCTTCTTGTTCTTTACCCCCGTGGATAACCAGATATGCCTTCTTTAATTCGTGCTCTACATCTGGGGCCATTTTACTGCCGTCTCCACATACGTAAAGCCGCCCTTCGCCGTCGAGAATGCGAAGGATTTCGGACGCATTATTCGCCATCAGGTGCTGCACATAGGTTTTGGGCACGCCTTCCTTGCGAGAAAAAGCGGTATGGAGCGTAACCACTCCGTCCCTGTCATATTGTTCAAGCTCTTCACGGTAAAGAAAATCCGCTTCGTTCCTGCATCCAAAGTAAAGATGGGCTTCGCCCAGTGCTTGTCCTTCCCGCTTCATCGCAGCACGAGCTTGCAGAAACCCGCGGAATGGGGCTACCCCCGTCCCCGGCCCTACCATGATAATCGGTGTCTGTGGATCTTCGGGGAGTTGGAATCCAGAATCCGGTGTCCGGACGAACATGACAATATCGTCTCCCGGCCTGCGCTCTGCCAAGTAATTGGAGGCCACGCCAAGATATTCGCCTCGTCCGCTCCAGGCCTGGCCCCGGACGACACCAACCGTAATACTGGCATGTGCATGGTTCATCCGTGGGGAACTGGATATCGAATAATATCTCGGTTTAAGCGGAGGCAGGAGCTCCACGAACTTCTCGAACGGGATCTCGCACGCTTCATATTTTTCAACGAGATCCAGCATTGTAACCCGCTTTTTCAAGATTTGCTCCTCGTAGGTTCCCTCCTCTAACAAAGCTTCCACTTCACGCTTATGAGGAGGACACACCGTGAAAGCGGCCACTTCGCGTATTTGGGCCCGAGTTGCGGCTTCCTGTACCTCTACGCTTTGACTAAGCAGGTCAAGAAGAGAGATTGGCCGATCTAAAGGCAGATGGGTTGCACTGACTCCACTCGCTGTCAAAATCACTTGATCTTTTTCACGCAAACTAAACCGCCACAGAATGCGAGCAATATGATCTTTGCTGTTGCTCGGAAACACTCCAAGGTGATCGCCCTCCTGATAAGTCATCCCTTCCGGCAATTCAATCTCGATATGTCGTGTGCTTCGTTCGCTGCCAGGTTGCTGCAGTTCACGATTAGCCGCGATGGTCGAGTGAACCGCTTCGTATGATTGGGCGAGAGGAGTCTCTGTCAAGCCACTGACAAACTGAATGCTTAGTGTGCTCCGTTCTTTTTCCGCATTTTCATTCAATTTTAAATCAAAAGTCTTTATCGCATCGGCCCACATTTGACTTTTCCATGCTTCCAGCTGCTTTTCAAAGTCTCCGCTCGCATCGGCCTCCCCACGAGGGGAAAATCTCGTCGCTCCTTTCTCGGCAAGCTGTTCGTCAATAAGTCGGGGTACCGCCTGATACGTAGCCGCCCAATTGTGGTCCCCGCAACCAAATACGGCATAGTGAACACCGTGAAGCTCACCCGGTTCGACCTGTTCCAACCATTGCACAAACTGTTTTGCATTGTTGGGCGGTTTCCCGTTATACGAAGAGGTTATGATGATCAGAGCACCTTCCTGCGGCAAGTTGCCTAACCGCTCATTAAGGGTTGCCGCTTCGCTTCGGATCCCGTGTAATCGGGCAAGATCCGCCAGTTCCTTTGCAATGCGCTCTGCTGTTCCCATATCTGAACCGTAAAGAACGAGCAAGGGCCGATTATTGACTCCGATGATAGAAGCTGTCTCTCTTTTATTCTCCAGGACAGGAGCACCGCCAAGAGTGTCTACCGGTGGGAAGGGATACGGATTGATGAGTTTTTTATCCCTTACTTGCACACGGATCTTGAAGTCGGCTGGCTTCAGCGTCAAGGTTTGCTTTACTTTCAACTGATAGTTCAAATGATCCATCAGTTCAAATTGCTGAAGGATCAAGCCGAGAACTAAAGTCGCTTCGTGAAGCGCAAATTGCATCCCGATGCAGGCCCGTTGCCCATTCCCAAACGGTTTATAGGCATGGTTGGGAACTTTGGCCGGGTCTTCAAACCGCTCCGGCCGGAAGAGTTCCGCATCCTCCCCCCATGCTCCCTTATCCCGGTGAAGCTTGGGTATAATAATGGAAACGGCCTCCCCCTTTTGGATAGGATATTTCCCTCCAATCACGGTGTCCTCCTTGGCGAAAAGACTAAATTGGGGCGCGGTCGGCCATAAACGTAAAGATTCATTTAGAATCATTCGTACATATTTCAGCTTCAGAACCTGCTCATATGTAGGCAACGGGCCGGTTAATACTTCATCCACTTCCCTGTACGCCTTTTCCAGAACTTCCGGGTGCTTCAATAAAAAGTAAATCGCAAACGACAGCAACCCGCTTGTCGTTTCATGCCCCGCGATCAGGAACGTGATAATTTGGTATCGAATATTTTGATCATCCAGTTGTTGTCCAGTCTCGGGATCCTTGGCGGTCAGCATTCTGGCTAGTAAATCCGTTCCTCCCTGATCCCCGCTTGCTTTGCGCTCAGCGATGATTTTGTCGACTAAGGAAAACATCGACTGAATATCCCGCTCGTACTGACGTTTGCTGATTAGCATCAGCTTGTTCTGAATCGGCAGCCTGCTGCCATAATGCATAGCCTCATCCAGAGCTCGAACCATACTGACGATAAAAGGATTTGGGGTTTCTCTGTAGTAACTATTGAAACGATAGTCAAATCCGCATAAGCCAATGGTGTCTAGCGTGAGCCGCGTCATATCGTCCGCAACGTCAATACTTTCGTCCGGATTCAAGCGTGCCCATTTTTGCACAAGCTGCAAAGCGATGTCCAGCATCCTATCATGATAGCCCTTCATGGCTTGCAGGCTGAAGGAAGGCATCAGGATGTTGTGCGCTTTTGGCCAATTGGGTTCATCCGTCAGACTGGTGAACAGTCCGTCTCCCGCAAAATCACGTACTTTGAGCAAATGACCTATCGCTTTGTCAAAACGGGACTGATCACATACTTCGGCGACGAATTCAGGACCGGAGACGATAATTACGGATCTTCCCATTAACTCGAATCTAAAAATAGGGCCGTACTCATCAGCAAGTTTGCCGAAAGACAACGTCGGTGAATCCTTATCAATCAAGGGCA
Proteins encoded in this region:
- a CDS encoding endonuclease/exonuclease/phosphatase family protein — its product is MIKKLFKWLAWIVLTPVAALAIFLIYMTAVDYKPPAQVELLTNNTTTSTLKQGQPFTVTTFNLGYAGLDQGQDFFMDGGTGSRSSSKEQTEANLRAIADFLQGSRSDLYILQEVDVNSSRSHHINEVQMISDSLPRYSSTFAYNYKVAWVPVPLTHPMGAVQSGLLTLSTFSSASHIRFDLPGKESWPVQLFELDRAFIESRFPVDNGRELILINLHLSAFDKGGTIRKQQLDFLENYIQQEMKKDNYLIIGGDWNHSLPGTDHSRFPSQQEWPQWLQPFPDTFAPAGFQWAVDPSTPSVRTLDSAYRPGVTFLAVIDGFLVSPNVAIVDVTGHDLNFEHSDHNPVTGRFVLK
- a CDS encoding bifunctional cytochrome P450/NADPH--P450 reductase translates to MEELMPIPQPKTYGVLGNLPLIDKDSPTLSFGKLADEYGPIFRFELMGRSVIIVSGPEFVAEVCDQSRFDKAIGHLLKVRDFAGDGLFTSLTDEPNWPKAHNILMPSFSLQAMKGYHDRMLDIALQLVQKWARLNPDESIDVADDMTRLTLDTIGLCGFDYRFNSYYRETPNPFIVSMVRALDEAMHYGSRLPIQNKLMLISKRQYERDIQSMFSLVDKIIAERKASGDQGGTDLLARMLTAKDPETGQQLDDQNIRYQIITFLIAGHETTSGLLSFAIYFLLKHPEVLEKAYREVDEVLTGPLPTYEQVLKLKYVRMILNESLRLWPTAPQFSLFAKEDTVIGGKYPIQKGEAVSIIIPKLHRDKGAWGEDAELFRPERFEDPAKVPNHAYKPFGNGQRACIGMQFALHEATLVLGLILQQFELMDHLNYQLKVKQTLTLKPADFKIRVQVRDKKLINPYPFPPVDTLGGAPVLENKRETASIIGVNNRPLLVLYGSDMGTAERIAKELADLARLHGIRSEAATLNERLGNLPQEGALIIITSSYNGKPPNNAKQFVQWLEQVEPGELHGVHYAVFGCGDHNWAATYQAVPRLIDEQLAEKGATRFSPRGEADASGDFEKQLEAWKSQMWADAIKTFDLKLNENAEKERSTLSIQFVSGLTETPLAQSYEAVHSTIAANRELQQPGSERSTRHIEIELPEGMTYQEGDHLGVFPSNSKDHIARILWRFSLREKDQVILTASGVSATHLPLDRPISLLDLLSQSVEVQEAATRAQIREVAAFTVCPPHKREVEALLEEGTYEEQILKKRVTMLDLVEKYEACEIPFEKFVELLPPLKPRYYSISSSPRMNHAHASITVGVVRGQAWSGRGEYLGVASNYLAERRPGDDIVMFVRTPDSGFQLPEDPQTPIIMVGPGTGVAPFRGFLQARAAMKREGQALGEAHLYFGCRNEADFLYREELEQYDRDGVVTLHTAFSRKEGVPKTYVQHLMANNASEILRILDGEGRLYVCGDGSKMAPDVEHELKKAYLVIHGGKEQEADKWLENLQTSGRYAKDVWAGL